In a genomic window of Melanotaenia boesemani isolate fMelBoe1 chromosome 1, fMelBoe1.pri, whole genome shotgun sequence:
- the LOC121638872 gene encoding zinc finger protein 821 isoform X5, giving the protein MTTKRAQCRLQGAGVKEESEEGADHSNNFVCPLCTLDFSSPEKLISHVYQHTTMMSNTKSYVCPVCGRALSSPGSLGRHLLIHSEDRLSNCAVCGARFTDTNNFNREKLQDVLDTSRLDVISGRDSCPMSQSLSSSPMSSPGSVTPSCHGPGPSPSSCQGPCPCQAPEPSPNLCQDNRTCQGSGHISNQCQGPRPCHHSGSESGSCSGPGTCTGSDQGPSFPSLPDSLLSEGPSLASIPDALSSSSSGLPPIPDILSPMPVYPAGVLLVCNSCVAYQQLVEAQSPMRKWALRRKNEPLEARMQRLERERTAKKNKRACETEEERELRRLRDREAKRMQRMQETEEQRARRLQRDREAMRLKRANETPEKRQARLIREREAKRIKRRLEKIDPALRTQIEHDPAAMAALTADMSLFQFPCPMPVSSIDNGLFMKLP; this is encoded by the exons GAGAGTGAGGAAGGGGCAGACCACAGCAACAACTTTGTTTGTCCTCTGTGCACACTGGATTTCAGCAGCCCTGAGAAGCTCATCTCACATGTCTACCAG CACACAACCATGATGAGCAACACCAAGAGCTACGTGTGCCCAGTGTGTGGGCGAGCCCTAAGCTCTCCTGGCTCACTTGGACGGCATCTTCTCATCCACTCGGAGGACCGCCTCTCCAACTGCGCTGTCTGTGGAGCACGCTTCACAGACACCAACAACTTTAACAG GGAGAAGCTTCAAGATGTTCTTGACACGTCCAGGCTGGACGTCATCAGTGGCAGGGACTCCTGTCCCATGTCCCAGTCCCTCTCCAGCAGCCCCATGAGCAGCCCAGGTTCTGTTACTCCCTCCTGTCATGGACCTGGCCCTAGTCCCAGTTCATGTCAGGGTCCATGCCCATGTCAAGCTCCTGAACCCAGTCCCAACTTATGTCAAGACAACCGTACCTGCCAGGGCTCCGGCCACATCTCAAACCAGTGTCAAGGCCCCAGACCGTGTCATCACTCAGGTTCTGAATCTGGATCATGTTCAGGCCCTGGAACATGCACAGGGTCTGACCAAGGTCCCTCTTTCCCTTCACTGCCTGATAGTCTCCTGTCTGAAGGGCCATCACTTGCATCTATTCCCGATGCTCtcagctcttcttcctcaggcCTTCCTCCTATTCCTGACATCCTAAGCCCCATGCCAGTGTATCCTGCCGGAGTGCTGCTGGTGTGCAACAGCTGTGTGGCCTACCAGCAGTTAGTGGAAGCCCAGTCACCGATGCGAAAATGGGCTCTGCGTCGGAAGAATGAACCCTTGGAAGCTCGCATGCAGCGTCTAGAGCGCGAGCGCACAGCAAAGAAGAACAAGCGTGCCTGTGAGACAGAAGAGGAGCGGGAACTAAGGAGGCTGCGGGACCGCGAGGCCAAGCGCATGCAGAGGATGCAAGAGACAGAGGAGCAGCGAGCACGCAGGCTGCAGAGGGACCGTGAGGCCATGCGTTTAAAGAGGGCCAACGAGACCCCAGAAAAGAGGCAGGCCAGGCTGATCCGGGAGAGGGAGGCAAAGAGAATCAAGCGACGGCTGGAGAAGATTGATCCTGCTCTGAGGACACAGATAGAGCATGATCCTGCTGCAATGGCTGCCCTCACAGCAGACATGAGTCTCTTTCAGTTCCCCTGCCCTATGCCTGTTTCTTCCATTGATAATGGTCTGTTTATGAAACTGCCCTAA
- the mtmr10 gene encoding myotubularin-related protein 10: MKSCRADIMFSVKPTKPTFKCYLPPVQTDVKKAIDPPIKKLEPKLLSGEIVVNEVNFVRKCINTESSQDDLWGKLICTNFKVSFIPQDAPLKQKSQLSHLLLGEHDIPLTCLDQVVTVNDSKGKKKVLSSNQKLKFNPTELFLYCKDLRIIRFCFDEAGPESARKVCLAIAHYSHPADLQLLFGFEYQGRRYHESKGEQINGSTAKGGSQTPIFDRSSDWDREIKRTGASEWRVCSINESYAISPSLPEHIVVPVSLADQDLKCYSSFFSDGRIPLWCWNHNNGSSLVRMANITDPHQQKKIYQKVFTAITKSHPQRSEVIRLDLDKCLPNIQDIQSAFVKIRQICVLDPFEESEERWLSSIENSRWLEYVRVFLKHSAEIVYHLDGKNSSVILQEEEDRDLNCVVSSLVQLLLDPHYRSLSGFQSLVQKEWVMAGHRFLDRCNHLKKNDREESPLFTLFLDCVWQMMNQYPAAFEFTEAYLTVLSDSMWIPLFSTFLFSSPKQRAQVLNEFAKNKAIPQGEDQTVFFPPVWEWSQQFSIKDQTLFNNPMYVGKGAACVQNGEVKSFRRTKKSYSSTVRVMTTSQRNGLKGEEDAFSRRGSLLSDLKPDFSPVKDESPSERFFRDWFSRPVDQQGLLIPLLMPSHVALWKLFFLRWVPEACIPKGGPITAYHKLSQLVDEIEILQSHIRQYKGPSPGSMPFPSQGGPPSDQRRMYFKASSPDDPPTLPDVLTSSFPFTPVGNLCRQSLHGTPISKFLNGARIWLSTETLANDTF, encoded by the exons GAGAGATAGTGGTTAATGAGGTGAACTTCGTGAGAAAATGCATCAACACTGAAAGCAGCCAGGACGACCTTTGGGGGAAGTTGATATGCACCAACTTTAAGGTCTCCTTCATCCCTCAAGATGCACCTCTTAAACAG AAATCCCAGTTGTCCCACCTGCTGCTTGGAGAGCATGACATCCCCCTGACCTGTCTGGATCAAGTGGTAACAG TTAATGATTCAAAGGGGAAGAAGAAAGTGTTGAGCTCCAACCAGAAGCTGAAATTCAACCCAACAGAGCTCTTTCTGTACTGCAAAGACTTGCGCATCATAAGGTTCTGCTTTGATGAGGCTGGGCCTGAGAGCGCCAGAAAG GTTTGCCTTGCTATTGCCCACTATTCTCATCCAGCGGATCTTCAACTGCTGTTTGGCTTTGAGTATCAAGGACGGCGTTATCATGAATCTAAAG GGGAGCAAATCAATGGCTCCACTGCAAAAGGAGGATCACAGACCCCTATTTTTGACCGTTCATCCGACTGGGATCGGGAGATCAAGAGAACGGGTGCTTCAGAGTGGAGGGTTTGCTCCATCAATGAGAGCTATGCCATCTCACCAAG TCTTCCAGAGCATATTGTGGTTCCAGTTTCTCTAGCAGATCAAGATCTTAAGTGTTACTCATCATTCTTCTCTGATGGGCGCATCCCT CTGTGGTGCTGGAATCACAATAATGGGAGTTCTCTTGTCCGCATGGCCAACATAACCGATCCACACCAGCAGAAGAAGATTTATCAAAA GGTCTTTACCGCCATCACTAAAAGCCACCCACAACGCAGTGAAGTCATCAGGTTAGATCTGGACAAGTGTCTGCCTAATATCCAGGACATCCAAAGTGCCTTTGTAAAAATCAGACAGATCTGTGTCTTAG ATCCTTTTGAGGAGTCAGAGGAGAGGTGGCTTTCATCCATTGAAAACTCGCGATGGCTTGAATATGTCAG GGTGTTTTTAAAACACTCAGCAGAAATAGTGTACCACTTGGATGGAAAGAATTCCTCTGTTATTCTTCAAG AGGAAGAAGATCGAGATCTCAACTGTGTAGTGTCCTCATTGGTGCAGCTCTTGTTGGACCCTCACTATCGCAGCTTGAGTGGCTTTCAGAGTTTGGTGCAGAAGGAGTGGGTGATGGCTGGCCATCGCTTCTTGGACCGATGCAACCACTTGAAGAAGAATGATAGAGAGGAG TCCCCGCTGTTCACTCTGTTCCTGGACTGCGTGTGGCAGATGATGAACCAGTACCCAGCAGCTTTTGAGTTTACAGAGGCCTATCTGACAGTACTGAGTGACAGCATGTGGATCCCACTCTTTAGTACTTTCCTCTTCAGTTCTCCCAAGCAGCGTGCTCAAGTATTGAAT GAGTTTGCAAAGAATAAAGCCATCCCTCAAGGAGAAGACCAGACAGTgtttttccctcctgtttgGGAGTGGTCACAGCAGTTCTCAATCAAAGATCAAACCCTCTTCAACAATCCCATGTATGTTGGCAAAGGAGCTGCCTGTGTTCAGAATGGAGAAGTGAAATCTTTCAGACGCACAAAG AAAAGCTACAGTTCCACAGTGCGAGTAATGACTACATCGCAGCGTAACGGACTGAAAGGTGAAGAGGATGCATTTTCCCGGCGGGGCTCTCTGCTTTCAGACCTAAAGCCTGATTTCTCACCAGTGAAAGATGAAAGCCCATCAGAGCGTTTCTTCAGGGACTGGTTTTCTCGTCCTGTTGACCAGCAGGGCCTCCTGATTCCCCTGCTCATGCCCTCACATGTGGCGCTCTGGAAGCTCTTCTTTCTACGCTGGGTTCCTGAAGCGTGCATTCCCAAAGGAGGCCCCATCACTGCCTACCACAAGCTCTCTCAGCTAGTTGATGAAATTGAGATACTGCAGAGCCACATCAGGCAGTACAAGGGACCCAGTCCAGGGAGCATGCCATTTCCAAGCCAAGGCGGGCCCCCTTCAGACCAAAGGAGGATGTATTTTAAGGCCAGTTCTCCAGATGACCCTCCAACTCTTCCAGACGTTCTTACATCTTCCTTTCCTTTCACCCCTGTGGGAAACCTGTGTCGACAAAGTCTCCATGGGACTCCCATTAGCAAATTTCTGAATGGGGCGAGGATCTGGCTCTCAACAGAGACTCTTGCTAATGACACTTTCTGA
- the atxn1l gene encoding ataxin-1-like, producing the protein MKPAQERNQECLPPKKRDLPISNSSGGGGTAGGSAAGGGIGEDKVVSIQNSAVISDTQGGIASGEWLRAQPGLHYGVDNSERISAVPVDQYSMLYKVAVPSVTYSPTSLQPVLSHIPPAYTVHSPLLQHPGLPYSPLGYTQIPHSSLQFVGSPYAAVPYALPPSFVPGSLISPSGTISQTHAVSHLVPYPSVIQEGVVSPPPQAQVAAHTFAKVAASSGVPLMLPSEQAAQQHLGAVGVLPGTELGSRGIPVFYHPQDSRAASATRDCHSSKPENEAEMNGGDKEQGVREVIPESAYTARNAHLPLAACSTAAQEHSQERVLQNRRLEERNSPGQRSTPDSDLEVQQVVGRLASSSQSGSGVRKEVSFAPLNLSQGGQRSRDVQGESTGAVSGRTVYVAQPSSYSDHKVTGLQQQTGQQGHAVILANGQPVLIPLEYHPQHQPHAPQQHYPGQANNTSASHASTTTASPNTSFKTSESSARVCLPERAEPTTAQQQPPPVQPTADVTQALASTLTSAPAPSNPSHFMKGAIIQLATGELKRVEDLQTQDFVRSAEVSGGLKIDSSLVMDIRASQQRPGLVSLHFTVGEQQSKVTIDVPPEHPFFVFGQGWSSCSPERTAQLYGLACHHLQVGDMCVSITLQQQFQSQQQKQPQHHHAQQHQQQNLSRTLSKASATSGPGHQIMGPPAPQQSRPLRMDRMHRERQKDGEKDVGDKEEATQLGVVGHIESPIRPSRTSSEHPRSQSSYHLHTEGSAFADAGMGVMQAALGASQRRWSSPGLQRYNMKGDEGPRPQIITSGHTRPSFIPQEVKLSIEGRSNAGK; encoded by the exons ATGAAACCAGCTCAGGAGCGCAACCAGGAGTGCCTGCCTCCTAAGAAGAGGGACCTCCCTATTAGTAACAGCAGTGGAGGTGGAGGGACAGCAGGAGGTTCAGCTGCAGGAGGTGGTATTGGAGAAGACAAAGTGGTTTCCATCCAGAATTCTGCAGTCATCAGTGACACTCAGGGAGGGATAGCATCTGGGGAGTGGctgcgagctcaaccaggacttCATTATGGAGTGGATAATTCAGAAAGGATATCAGCAGTGCCTGTTGACCAGTACAGCATGCTTTACAAAGTGGCTGTTCCATCTGTTACCTACTCACCTACCAGTCTTCAGCCAGTGTTAAGCCACATTCCTCCGGCATATACCGTACACTCTCCTCTCCTGCAGCATCCAGGCCTGCCCTATTCTCCTCTTGGTTATACACAGATCCCTCATTCATCGCTTCAGTTTGTTGGCTCCCCTTATGCTGCTGTACCCTATGCTTTACCCCCCAGCTTTGTCCCAGGATCATTGATATCTCCCTCAGGCACCATTTCTCAGACCCATGCTGTATCCCACCTGGTTCCCTATCCATCTGTCATACAGGAAGGCGTTGTTTCCCCACCTCCTCAGGCTCAGGTAGCTGCTCATACCTTTGCCAAAGTTGCAGCTTCAAGTGGGGTCCCACTGATGCTGCCTTCAGAGCAAGCTGCCCAGCAGCACCTTGGTGCTGTTGGAGTTCTTCCTGGAACAGAGCTCGGCTCCCGAGGGATACCAGTCTTCTACCACCCTCAGGATAGCAGGGCTGCCTCTGCCACCAGAGACTGCCACAGTTCCAAGCCGGAGAATGAAGCAGAGATGAATGGAGGAGATAAAGAGCAGGGAGTAAGAGAGGTTATACCAGAGTCTGCTTACACTGCCAGAAATGCACATCTGCCACTGGCAGCATGCAGTACTGCAGCTCAGGAGCACAGCCAAGAGAGAGTCCTGCAGAACAGGAGGCTGGAAGAGAGAAACTCACCTGGTCAGCGCAGCACTCCAGACAGTGATCTGGAG GTGCAGCAGGTGGTTGGCCGTTTGGCTTCCTCAAGCCAAAGTGGTAGTGGAGTACGGAAAGAGGTCTCATTTGCTCCACTGAACCTCTCTCAGGGTGGGCAGAGATCCAGAGATGTTCAGGGAGAGAGCACAGGTGCAGTTTCTGGCAGGACTGTGTATGTGGCCCAGCCATCAAGTTACAGTGATCACAAAGTGACTGGTCTCCAGCAGCAAACAGGGCAACAAGGTCATGCTGTCATTCTTGCCAATGGACAGCCTGTTCTTATTCCCCTCGAGTATCACCCACAGCATCAACCCCATGCACCACAGCAACACTACCCAGGACAGGCTAACAACACCTCAGCCAGCCATGCCTCTACCACCACGGCCTCCCCTAACACAAGCTTTAAAACCTCTGAATCTTCAGCCAGAGTGTGCCTCCCTGAAAGGGCGGAACCAACCACAGCTCAGCAGCAGCCGCCACCGGTCCAGCCTACAGCAGATGTGACTCAGGCTTTAGCTTCAACCCTCACTTCTGCTCCAGCTCCTTCTAACCCATCACACTTTATGAAGGGGGCAATTATTCAGCTGGCCACTGGGGAGCTCAAGCGTGTGGAGGACCTGCAAACTCAGGATTTTGTGCGAAGTGCCGAGGTGAGTGGTGGGCTCAAGATTGACTCCAGCTTGGTGATGGACATCCGTGCCAGCCAGCAGAGACCAGGTCTTGTATCACTTCATTTTACTGTGGGGGAGCAGCAGAGCAAAGTGACCATAGATGTACCCCCAGAGCACcccttttttgtgtttggtcaGGGATGGTCGTCTTGCAGCCCAGAACGCACAGCCCAGCTTTACGGCTTGGCTTGCCATCATCTACAAGTTGGAGATATGTGTGTGTCCATCactctgcagcagcagtttcaatcacagcagcagaaacaacCACAGCACCATCATGcacaacaacatcaacagcaGAACCTGTCTAGAACTTTAAGCAAAGCCAGTGCTACATCAGGACCTGGTCACCAGATCATGGGGCCTCCGGCTCCTCAGCAGTCACGCCCTCTAAGGATGGACCGCATgcacagagaaagacagaaggATGGAGAGAAAGATGTAGGTGATAAGGAGGAAGCTACACAGTTGGGGGTTGTTGGACACATCGAATCACCCATCAGACCAAGTAGGACCTCTTCAGAGCATCCAAGGAGTCAGAGCAGTTACCACTTGCACACAGAAGGCTCTGCATTTGCAGATGCAGGCATGGGAGTAATGCAAGCTGCACTAGGTGCTTCTCAGAGGCGCTGGTCTTCACCTGGTCTCCAAAGATACAATATGAAAGGAGATGAAGGGCCACGCCCCCAGATAATCACCTCCGGCCACACAAGGCCTTCTTTTATTCCACAGGAGGTCAAACTGTCCATTGAGGGGCGCTCTAATGCAGGCAAGTAG